The genomic DNA TCACTCCGTCGTGCGGGCTCGCGGGGGCGTCCCCCGCGTACGCCCGCGCCGCGCTCGCCCACTGCGCCAGGGCGGCGAGATCGCTCGCAGACAACCCTGAGTGATGGGGACGACGGGTCAACGGGAGGACGGGATGATGGCCGGCGAACACCGGGCAGAGCAGTCGGGCACAGTGCCGGCGGAGGCGCAGGAGGAGCACGCGCGGCTCTCCGAGCAGGTCGAGGAGCACCGCTTCCGGTATTACGTGAACGACCAGCCGGTCGTCAGCGACGCGGAGTTCGACCGGATGCTGCGCGCGCTGGAGGCCCTGGAGGACCAGCACCCCTCGCTGCGTACACCGGACTCCCCGACCCAGAAGGTCGCCGGTCCGTACCGCACGGAGTTCACCTCCGTGGAGCACCGGGAGCGCATGCTCTCCCTGGACAACGCGTTCGACGACGAGGAGCTGGCGACCTGGGCCGAGCGCGTCGCCAAGGACGTCGGCACCACGGACCACCACTTCCTGTGCGAGCTCAAGATCGACGGGCTCGCCGTCAACCTCACCTACGAGAACGGCCTGCTGACCCGCGCGGCGACCCGCGGCGACGGCCGTACCGGCGAGGACATCACCCCCAACGTCCGGACGATCTCGGAGATCCCGCACCGGCTGAAGGGGGACCGGATCCCGGCCCTCGTCGAGATCAGGGGCGAGGTCTTCTTCCCGATGGAGGGCTTCGAGGAGCTCAACGCCCGTCTGGTGGCGGCCGAGGACAAGCCCTTCGCCAACCCGCGCAACGCGGCGGCGGGTTCCCTGCGCCAGAAGGACCCCAGGGTCACCGCGACCCGACCGCTGCACATGGTGGTGCACGGCATCGGCGCCCGCGAGGGCTTCGAGATCGACCGCCTCTCGCACGCCTACGAGCTGCTGCGCGAATGGGGCCTGCCCACGGCCCGGCACAACAGGGTCGTGGACACGCTCGACGGCGTACGGGAGTTCATCGCGTACTTCGGCGAGAACCGGCACTCCGTGGAGCACGAGATCGACGGCGTGGTCGTCAAGCTCGACGAGATCCCGCTCCAGGGCCGGCTCGGCTCGACCTCGCGCGCCCCGCGCTGGGCGATCGCCTGGAAGTACGCCCCGGAGGAGGTCAACACCAAGCTGGTGAACATCCGGGTCGGCGTCGGCCGCACCGGCCGCGTCACCCCGTACGCCCAGGTCGAACCGGTCGAGGTGGCGGGCTCCGAGGTCGAGTTCGCCACCCTGCACAACCAGAACGTGGTCAGGGCGAAGGGCGTCCTGATCGGCGACACGGTGGTGATCCGCAAGGCGGGCGAGGTCATCCCGGAGATCCTCGGCCCGGTCGTCGACCTGCGCGACGGCACGGAGAGGGCGTTCGTGATGCCCTCCGAGTGCCCCGAGTGCGGCACGGAGCTGCGCCCGATGAAGGAGGCCGATATCGACCTCCGCTGCCCCAACGCGCGCTCCTGCCCCGCCCAGTTGCGGGAACGGATCTTCTACCTGGCGGGCCGCAAGAGCCTGGACATCGACCACTTCGGCTACGTCGCGGCCGCCGCGCTGACCAGACCGCTGGAGCCCGCCGAGCCGCCGCTGCTGGACGAGGGCGATCTCTTCGGCCTGACCGTGGACCGGCTGCTGCCGATCCGGGCCTATGTCCTCGACCAGGACAGCGGACTGCCCAAGCGCGACCCGAAGACCGGCGAGGAGAAGATCGCGACGGTCTTCGCCAACCAGCAGGGCGAACCGAAGAAGAACGCCCTCGCGATGCTGGAGGGGATCGCCGCGGCGAAACAGGCTCCGCTGGCCCGGATCCTGACAGGGCTCTCCATCCGTCATGTCGGCCCGGTGGCCGCCCAGGAGCTGGCCCGTCAGTTCCGCTCCATCGACCGGATCGACGAGGCGTCCGAGGAGGAGCTGGCCGCCGCCGACGGGGTCGGCCCCATCATCGCCGACTCGGTGAAGCGGTGGTTCGCCGAGGACTGGCACCGCGAGATCCTGCGCAAGTGGCGGGAGGCCGGAGTGCGGATGGAGGACGAGGGCGCCGGGGAGGACGAGGGTCCGCGACCGCTCGAAGGGCTCACCGTCGTCGTCACCGGCACGCTGGCCTCGTACACCAGGGACGGCGCGAAGGAGGCGCTGCAGAGCCGGGGGGCGAAGGTCGCCGGATCGGTCTCGAAGAAGACGGCCTTCGTGGTGGTGGGGGACAACCCCGGCTCGAAGTACGACAAAGCGATGCAGCTCCAGGTGCCCGTGCTCGACGAGGACGGCTTCGCCGTGCTGCTCGGACAGGGGCCGGAGGCGGCGAAGGAGGCCGCACTGCCCGGCGCCGAAGAGACCGCACCGCCCGGCGCGGAAGAGGCGGCGCCGCCCGTCGGCGGGTGACCCGAACAGCGGACGGGAGCGTACGGGCGGTCCGTTGTGGCCGTCCGTACGGGGCGGGCGGGGCGGAGCGGCCGGTTCCGTACATCTCGAACACGGCAGCGATCGAGATGTCTTCGAGACGACATCGAGACACCCGACAGGCGTGGCGGCCGATCAGGGGGGAAGAAAACGGGCCAGAGGGGGCGAGTGGCGACCGGGAGGCCCGAATGGCCGACCGCTGCCACCCGTTCGGCGCATATCAGAAGGTGACGGGTGGTCGGCTCGCAATCGGGCAAGAGCTGTAGAGCGCTGCCCGTGGAAGCCCTTCGCGGCCTACTGTTGAGACGTGCGCCTGCCGTGCACGGCCGCTCGACGGACCGTGGTTGGCACGAGAGCGGGGGCCATCGTGGGACATCGGCACCGCCGGCTGTGAGAGGGACGGAATGAAACCGACCGAGAGCGCCGCACCGGTGGCG from Streptomyces sp. NBC_00654 includes the following:
- the ligA gene encoding NAD-dependent DNA ligase LigA, coding for MAGEHRAEQSGTVPAEAQEEHARLSEQVEEHRFRYYVNDQPVVSDAEFDRMLRALEALEDQHPSLRTPDSPTQKVAGPYRTEFTSVEHRERMLSLDNAFDDEELATWAERVAKDVGTTDHHFLCELKIDGLAVNLTYENGLLTRAATRGDGRTGEDITPNVRTISEIPHRLKGDRIPALVEIRGEVFFPMEGFEELNARLVAAEDKPFANPRNAAAGSLRQKDPRVTATRPLHMVVHGIGAREGFEIDRLSHAYELLREWGLPTARHNRVVDTLDGVREFIAYFGENRHSVEHEIDGVVVKLDEIPLQGRLGSTSRAPRWAIAWKYAPEEVNTKLVNIRVGVGRTGRVTPYAQVEPVEVAGSEVEFATLHNQNVVRAKGVLIGDTVVIRKAGEVIPEILGPVVDLRDGTERAFVMPSECPECGTELRPMKEADIDLRCPNARSCPAQLRERIFYLAGRKSLDIDHFGYVAAAALTRPLEPAEPPLLDEGDLFGLTVDRLLPIRAYVLDQDSGLPKRDPKTGEEKIATVFANQQGEPKKNALAMLEGIAAAKQAPLARILTGLSIRHVGPVAAQELARQFRSIDRIDEASEEELAAADGVGPIIADSVKRWFAEDWHREILRKWREAGVRMEDEGAGEDEGPRPLEGLTVVVTGTLASYTRDGAKEALQSRGAKVAGSVSKKTAFVVVGDNPGSKYDKAMQLQVPVLDEDGFAVLLGQGPEAAKEAALPGAEETAPPGAEEAAPPVGG